One part of the Bacteroidota bacterium genome encodes these proteins:
- a CDS encoding TIR domain-containing protein → MAPGIFISYSREDEKHAMHLLALLRREGYSVWIDQEAIAGASIWSDEIVQNIKSSQIFIALLSAASVNSANVAKEIALAAEHGKIILPIEIGAVQLPGRLEYALAGIQRTNFHEVEAILHAVRSQVARLEGVTTDAQSVSRTRHRRSRRSAIIAAVVLLAVGTFLFFRRPPAAAAPDNLVYVLPFSTLNLDRDSTRNLDIFSDALTSRLAAQKTLWTVGRTGSSTYKDSPLNAMAIAKELKARFIIEGLVRKMHDVNFVSARIIDTKQGGEIWEQSYSGNNSELFATRERLCSDLFGYLHYVTGEEAGLRAAEQNLKAHPNDAAAYAHVANMLIGSDKNRSLELFEQAIKFDSSNASYYLGAGIVAGRLGNVGRTNEFGRAAIGLLKRNLMHHPDSLNLSTTYAIALDMAGRSAEAERAFDSLLHLHPTDVRLTYNAACCIAKQGKTDGALDLLDRLFTLAPGKKGEVQSDRDFDNIRSNPRYQRLMYGEAQ, encoded by the coding sequence ATGGCTCCGGGTATTTTCATAAGCTACTCACGCGAAGACGAGAAGCACGCAATGCACCTGCTCGCCCTTCTTCGGAGGGAAGGCTATTCTGTGTGGATCGACCAGGAGGCAATTGCCGGTGCCTCGATCTGGTCCGATGAGATCGTGCAGAACATCAAAAGCAGCCAGATCTTTATCGCGCTCCTTTCCGCCGCGTCGGTTAACTCCGCAAATGTTGCGAAAGAGATCGCCTTGGCCGCGGAACATGGCAAAATCATTTTACCGATCGAGATCGGTGCAGTCCAACTCCCCGGCCGGCTGGAGTACGCACTTGCAGGAATCCAGCGCACAAACTTCCACGAAGTGGAAGCAATCTTGCACGCCGTGCGGAGTCAGGTCGCACGGTTGGAAGGTGTGACGACTGATGCCCAGAGTGTTTCCAGAACTCGCCACAGACGGTCCCGAAGAAGCGCAATAATCGCTGCAGTGGTTTTGCTCGCAGTGGGAACGTTCCTCTTCTTTCGTCGCCCACCCGCCGCCGCTGCCCCTGATAATCTCGTGTATGTCCTGCCATTCTCCACGCTGAATCTCGATCGCGATAGCACGCGAAATCTCGACATCTTTTCCGATGCGCTTACGTCACGACTCGCCGCCCAAAAAACACTTTGGACCGTTGGAAGAACAGGGTCTTCCACATACAAAGATTCGCCGCTCAATGCCATGGCAATTGCCAAGGAATTGAAGGCCCGATTTATCATCGAGGGCCTCGTCCGGAAGATGCACGATGTCAATTTTGTCTCTGCAAGAATCATCGATACAAAGCAGGGTGGCGAAATCTGGGAGCAATCCTATAGTGGGAATAACTCCGAGTTATTCGCAACGCGGGAACGGCTCTGCTCCGACCTCTTTGGCTACCTCCATTATGTCACAGGGGAGGAAGCCGGCCTTCGAGCCGCCGAGCAAAACCTGAAGGCCCATCCGAACGATGCGGCTGCGTATGCTCACGTTGCCAACATGTTGATTGGCAGTGATAAGAACCGATCGCTCGAACTCTTCGAACAGGCCATCAAATTCGATTCGAGCAACGCATCCTATTACCTTGGCGCCGGCATCGTTGCTGGGCGGCTGGGAAATGTTGGTCGCACAAACGAATTCGGTAGAGCGGCTATCGGCCTCCTCAAACGGAATTTGATGCACCATCCCGACAGTCTGAATCTCTCGACAACCTACGCCATCGCGCTCGACATGGCCGGACGGAGCGCCGAAGCCGAACGTGCGTTCGATTCCCTGCTGCATCTGCATCCGACGGATGTCCGGCTCACCTACAATGCGGCATGCTGCATTGCCAAGCAAGGCAAGACCGATGGCGCGCTGGACCTCCTCGATCGCCTCTTTACTTTAGCGCCCGGTAAGAAAGGCGAAGTGCAGTCCGACCGTGATTTCGATAATATCCGCTCGAACCCACGCTACCAGCGACTAATGTATGGCGAGGCCCAGTAA